Proteins encoded together in one Chryseobacterium sp. G0201 window:
- a CDS encoding ATP-binding protein: MIFIFFKVSSQKYNIQLYNTDNGLPQNSVKDIIKDRYGFIWLTTENGIVRYDGINFLVYKNFPLNSQRFTYFYGSTKKDSIFTNGDYGNTILLNEKKPVIFKNHKNNQNFISHENSDYLLYCSNYNYGASPDINYYIKLQKGMYYIKENSLLYKPYLAKKKENLAIKVFYKNIIRIFAIDESIFYLDFKNHKVNQIEKGKIINNYNIPLLTDIKSKIFWSQINNQVFILNENTLYTCYYKSGQLKIIKLIQMNDDISKDNLSSIYYDNFYKKLYLGSSTEGLQIINFSEFSTTKNNSSPSVFYSTLPYNNNSVISPIGEVYDRNGLVKNFHFKDAIFFFMTYDEKENIIVRKEGDAIMYKKEKSYTDLASIPIKDFFLTDFFFDENKYYALIVKPKKKGTKGYSGILAVYKGKSFSSIDKKIIFNDEPTKFIRLDQNNILVGTIKGLYKVSLKTNKIYNLNAKKDISVRNIIKSKNGHFWITTIGKGFYLLRGNRLIKMPYDINGNISSSHTILEDMNGFFWIPTNNGLYKTLESQLLKYADDQKYKVNYYRYSKDSGFNTNEFNGGGNISGNQLKNGEFVLPSLNGLVFFNPLKVKSYYPQNIYIERALIDNRELYFKNNLYIDQESDHTEVFIDVPYYASPDNMIIEAKLNDTPQKKWQLIGKDRKFYISNLGYGNYTFIVRMLVNNRGKYVYKKINIIIPPYFYQTLWFKVIAVSIMLLLLNFLIKWRISFLKKKNYELEGIVNLRTRNLSDTVEKLKATKIQLHNEIEQQKKLIGTITHDITTPIKFIALTAKEVLENKDFNKHRAEKILTSIYKSSDQLYNFTITLKEYADIYSHRSDTTESYSLYKLIEEKIIFFNTIAENNNTVIINNADPSLCTQISKNILAAIVHNLLDNSVKYTQNGIITINNTIENENTILLITDTGIGMDDHKIEYYTRLQDNIESEKLLLQKYGMGLHLVLQLLQMIESKIVFKKNESQGTSFKLILTNKKND, translated from the coding sequence TTGATTTTTATTTTTTTTAAAGTTTCCAGTCAGAAATATAATATCCAATTATACAACACAGATAACGGGCTTCCACAAAACAGTGTAAAAGATATTATAAAAGATAGATATGGATTTATATGGCTAACCACTGAAAATGGAATTGTAAGATATGATGGAATTAATTTTTTAGTTTATAAGAATTTTCCATTAAACAGTCAGCGCTTCACTTATTTCTATGGTTCTACTAAAAAGGATAGTATTTTCACTAATGGTGACTATGGCAATACAATTCTATTGAATGAAAAAAAGCCTGTAATATTTAAAAATCATAAAAACAATCAAAATTTTATTTCTCACGAAAATAGTGATTACCTACTGTATTGTTCCAATTACAATTATGGTGCTTCTCCAGACATCAACTATTACATAAAGCTACAAAAAGGAATGTATTATATAAAAGAAAATTCTTTGTTATATAAGCCCTATCTAGCAAAAAAAAAGGAAAATCTTGCAATAAAAGTATTCTACAAAAATATTATCAGAATTTTCGCAATTGATGAGTCTATATTTTATTTAGATTTTAAAAATCATAAAGTAAATCAGATAGAAAAAGGAAAAATTATCAATAATTATAATATTCCACTACTTACCGATATCAAAAGTAAAATTTTTTGGAGCCAAATCAATAATCAAGTTTTTATTCTTAATGAAAATACTCTTTATACCTGTTATTACAAAAGCGGACAGCTGAAAATAATCAAGCTAATCCAAATGAATGACGATATAAGTAAAGATAACCTGAGCAGCATCTACTACGATAATTTTTACAAAAAACTATATCTTGGGAGTAGTACAGAGGGACTTCAAATCATAAATTTTTCAGAATTCTCTACTACTAAAAATAACTCATCGCCATCCGTATTTTATTCCACCCTACCTTATAATAACAATTCAGTAATATCTCCTATTGGTGAGGTTTATGATAGAAATGGACTGGTAAAAAACTTTCATTTTAAAGATGCTATTTTCTTTTTCATGACTTATGATGAAAAAGAAAATATTATTGTTAGAAAAGAAGGAGATGCAATAATGTATAAAAAAGAAAAATCTTACACCGATCTTGCTTCTATCCCGATAAAGGATTTTTTTTTAACAGATTTTTTCTTCGACGAAAATAAATACTATGCACTGATTGTAAAACCTAAAAAAAAAGGTACAAAAGGCTATTCCGGAATACTTGCTGTATATAAAGGGAAATCATTTTCTTCAATAGATAAAAAAATCATTTTTAATGATGAGCCTACAAAATTTATCCGTCTTGACCAGAATAATATCTTGGTTGGAACTATAAAAGGTTTGTACAAAGTATCACTGAAAACAAATAAAATATACAATCTAAATGCCAAAAAAGATATATCCGTCCGTAATATCATAAAATCTAAAAATGGGCATTTTTGGATAACAACGATAGGAAAAGGTTTCTATCTGCTCAGAGGAAACCGACTGATTAAAATGCCTTATGATATTAATGGCAACATTTCATCATCACATACAATTTTGGAAGATATGAATGGTTTTTTTTGGATACCTACCAATAATGGGCTCTATAAAACATTAGAAAGCCAACTTTTAAAATATGCTGATGATCAAAAATATAAAGTAAATTATTATCGATATTCAAAAGATTCAGGTTTTAATACTAATGAATTTAATGGCGGAGGTAATATATCCGGTAATCAGTTAAAAAATGGCGAGTTCGTTCTTCCTTCATTAAATGGTCTGGTTTTCTTTAATCCTCTTAAAGTTAAAAGTTATTATCCCCAAAATATATACATCGAAAGAGCTTTGATTGATAATCGGGAGCTTTATTTTAAAAATAATTTATATATAGATCAGGAGTCTGACCACACTGAAGTATTTATTGATGTTCCCTATTACGCAAGCCCTGATAATATGATAATAGAGGCCAAATTAAACGATACTCCTCAAAAAAAATGGCAGCTTATAGGTAAAGACAGGAAATTCTATATTTCTAATCTGGGATACGGAAATTATACTTTCATTGTAAGAATGCTTGTTAATAACCGTGGAAAATATGTCTATAAAAAAATAAATATTATTATTCCACCTTATTTTTATCAGACTCTTTGGTTTAAAGTGATAGCAGTTTCCATCATGTTATTGCTGTTGAATTTTCTGATAAAATGGAGAATAAGCTTTCTTAAAAAGAAAAATTATGAGTTGGAAGGAATTGTCAACCTTCGCACAAGAAACCTTTCCGACACTGTAGAAAAATTAAAAGCGACAAAAATACAGCTCCATAACGAGATTGAACAACAGAAAAAACTCATTGGTACCATTACCCATGATATTACTACTCCAATAAAATTCATTGCTCTCACCGCAAAAGAAGTGCTGGAAAATAAAGATTTTAATAAGCATCGGGCGGAAAAGATACTTACTTCTATCTATAAATCATCGGATCAGCTGTATAATTTTACAATCACTTTAAAAGAATATGCCGACATCTACAGTCATAGGTCTGATACAACAGAATCTTATTCTCTCTATAAACTTATTGAAGAAAAGATAATATTTTTTAATACCATCGCGGAAAATAATAATACTGTAATTATAAATAATGCAGATCCCTCTTTATGTACGCAGATTAGTAAAAACATACTAGCCGCTATTGTTCATAATCTACTGGATAATTCTGTAAAATACACACAAAATGGCATTATAACAATAAATAATACGATTGAAAATGAGAACACTATATTACTGATAACAGATACAGGTATCGGTATGGATGATCATAAAATAGAATACTACACAAGACTTCAGGATAATATCGAAAGTGAAAAATTATTATTACAAAAATATGGTATGGGGTTGCATCTCGTATTACAATTATTACAAATGATTGAAAGTAAAATTGTTTTTAAAAAAAATGAATCACAGGGAACTTCTTTCAAACTAATTCTAACAAATAAAAAAAATGACTAA
- a CDS encoding response regulator transcription factor, with the protein MTKYILIADDHDIVLAGTSLILESRIENVIIHQAEDYPEAIDKISKQKYDLVILDINMPESKNKKMISEIKELDPTIKILIFSAYEEEIAVQYIKEGANGYLSKLSKVDKISEAVKKIFSEGYYYPSSIVNQLLQTSPLDSIKNLSEREYEIFILMVKGYGNLEISNTMNIQMTTISTYKKRIHNKLKTNNLATLIKLYETYIS; encoded by the coding sequence ATGACTAAATATATTCTTATAGCCGATGATCATGACATTGTACTGGCGGGAACAAGTTTAATTTTAGAATCCAGAATAGAAAATGTAATTATCCATCAGGCTGAAGATTACCCGGAAGCTATTGATAAAATTTCTAAACAAAAATATGATCTTGTTATTTTAGATATCAATATGCCGGAGAGCAAAAATAAAAAAATGATTTCTGAAATTAAAGAGCTTGATCCTACTATAAAAATCCTCATATTTTCTGCCTATGAAGAAGAAATAGCTGTGCAGTATATAAAAGAAGGAGCCAATGGATACCTCAGTAAACTCAGTAAGGTTGATAAAATCTCGGAGGCCGTAAAAAAAATATTCTCCGAGGGCTATTATTATCCATCAAGCATTGTAAACCAGCTTTTACAAACCTCACCCTTGGATTCCATAAAAAATCTTTCAGAAAGGGAATATGAAATTTTTATTTTAATGGTAAAAGGATATGGTAATTTAGAAATCTCAAATACGATGAATATCCAAATGACAACGATTAGCACCTATAAAAAAAGAATCCATAATAAATTAAAAACTAACAACCTTGCAACCCTTATTAAACTTTACGAGACCTATATATCCTAA
- a CDS encoding Hsp20/alpha crystallin family protein has product MKTLEKANPSDQSQLLESLVEDFWKNDDGVNQLVKLEPTVNIIDKNGVYKVKVSAPGFKKKDFKVAVEDGSLIISAETSAEKKEEKENYVRKEFSASSFARSFRLPDNITLDHIKANYKGGLLNITISKTNLDKKEVKEIKIR; this is encoded by the coding sequence ATGAAAACTTTAGAAAAAGCCAATCCATCAGATCAATCTCAATTATTAGAATCTCTGGTAGAAGATTTTTGGAAGAATGATGATGGTGTTAATCAGTTGGTTAAATTAGAACCAACAGTTAACATTATTGACAAAAACGGTGTCTATAAGGTGAAAGTTTCAGCTCCGGGATTTAAGAAAAAAGATTTCAAAGTAGCGGTTGAAGACGGATCACTGATCATTAGTGCTGAAACCAGTGCAGAGAAAAAAGAAGAAAAAGAAAATTATGTAAGAAAAGAATTTTCAGCTTCCTCATTTGCCCGCAGTTTCCGTTTACCCGACAATATTACTTTAGATCACATAAAAGCCAATTATAAAGGGGGATTATTAAATATTACTATTAGTAAAACTAATCTGGATAAAAAAGAAGTAAAAGAGATCAAAATACGCTAA